TTATTGCTTCAATTGCTGCTGCTAAAGAAAGAGTACTAATATTAAAAGGAGGTCTTAATTTATACATAGTTTTAATAATACTTGTTTGACCTATTCCATATCCAACTCTCATTCCACCTAAAGCATAAGCCTTTGAAAAAGTTCCTAAATATACTGCATTTGGAAATTTTTCAATTAAATCAGCTGGATCAATTCTTTTTTTAGAATCTTTAAATGAAGCATACTCTTGATATGCACCATCAATGATAACTAAAGTCTCTTTATCTACTTTTGCAAGAAATGCATACACATCATCTCTATCTAAACATTCACCTAATGGATTATTTGGTAAACATAAAAAGATAATATCTGCACCTTGACTTTCATACATCTCTTCAAATTGTGCTAAATTGTGTTCATCATCTTTTGTTTTAATAATCTGTGCACCAGCTTGTCTTCCATAAATCTCATACATTGCAAAAGTTGTTCTAGACATAAGCATTTTAGAGTTCTCACTACATTTAGCTTTAACAAGAAAATCAATTACTTGGTCACTTCCTGAACCTATAATAATATTATCACTTGTAACACTAAATTTTTTACCTAATGCTTCTTTTAATTCATACATCGAATCATCTGGATACATAAACATATTTTTTGATAAAGAAGCAATTTTTTCAACTACTTTAGGAGATGTTCCATATGGATTCTCATTTGATGCTAATTTAATAATATCTTTTGTATCAACTCCATAATCTCTTACAACTAACTCAATTGGTTTTCCAGCTTCATAAATTTTACAATTATCTAATAGCTTATTAAATTTCATTTATATTCCTCAGAATAGTCCCCAAATTTAGGAACTTTTATATTATAATTTTTTAAATAAGAACGCAAATAGTTACTTTTAAACTATATATCTTTTATCTCTTTTACATAAGACCCAAGTATTTTAATTGTATCTTTATGTCTTTGTAATACATCTTTTACATTATCA
This sequence is a window from Halarcobacter bivalviorum. Protein-coding genes within it:
- the hisC gene encoding histidinol-phosphate transaminase, with amino-acid sequence MKFNKLLDNCKIYEAGKPIELVVRDYGVDTKDIIKLASNENPYGTSPKVVEKIASLSKNMFMYPDDSMYELKEALGKKFSVTSDNIIIGSGSDQVIDFLVKAKCSENSKMLMSRTTFAMYEIYGRQAGAQIIKTKDDEHNLAQFEEMYESQGADIIFLCLPNNPLGECLDRDDVYAFLAKVDKETLVIIDGAYQEYASFKDSKKRIDPADLIEKFPNAVYLGTFSKAYALGGMRVGYGIGQTSIIKTMYKLRPPFNISTLSLAAAIEAIKDEEFVQKCIALNFEEMTRYEEYAKQRGFEYIESYTNFITIKFDSNYLSSEVAQKLLERGIIIRDLTGYGLNAIRITIGSKEQNTRVFKVLDEVLEDLKKVENL